The Akkermansia muciniphila genome contains a region encoding:
- a CDS encoding folylpolyglutamate synthase/dihydrofolate synthase family protein translates to MNASAALDWLFSTQFFGIKLGLENTEKLLAAAGADRPDATVVHVAGTNGKGSTCAMIEALARAQGYVTGLFTSPHLVEFSERIRVNGQMISPEALAEEITFLKQLAETWEQPPTFFELALAVALRHFRKSGVNFIILETGLGGRLDATNAVPKDIAVLAPIGLDHQQYLGDTLAQIAAEKAAIISPGKPAVTAVQHPEAMAVIEQAARDCHSPLTVARMTRETPRPSLPGAHQRENAALALETMKQLHALPSPAVAGAALANMQWPGRFERLASPAIVLDGAHNEHAARVLAATWREEFPGRKAALVFAASADKHIRDMIPVLREIAGEWHLVPCTSPRIMPPEELSALLAELETGPVFIHSSLPEGLHAALASPLPALAAGSLFLLGDLKALLLHAEKRSTVQ, encoded by the coding sequence ATGAACGCGTCCGCCGCCCTTGACTGGCTTTTTTCCACTCAATTCTTCGGGATCAAGCTGGGGCTTGAGAATACGGAAAAGCTGCTGGCGGCAGCCGGGGCGGACCGCCCGGACGCCACGGTGGTGCACGTAGCCGGCACCAACGGCAAAGGCTCCACCTGCGCCATGATTGAGGCGCTGGCCAGGGCGCAGGGCTACGTAACCGGCCTGTTCACGTCCCCCCATCTGGTGGAGTTTTCCGAACGCATCCGCGTGAACGGGCAGATGATTTCCCCGGAGGCGCTGGCGGAGGAAATCACCTTCCTGAAACAACTGGCGGAAACCTGGGAACAGCCGCCCACCTTTTTTGAGCTGGCGCTTGCCGTTGCCCTGCGCCACTTCCGCAAAAGCGGCGTGAACTTCATCATTCTGGAAACGGGCCTGGGCGGCAGGCTGGACGCCACCAATGCCGTTCCCAAGGACATCGCCGTGCTGGCCCCCATCGGGCTGGACCACCAGCAGTACCTGGGGGACACGCTGGCGCAGATTGCCGCGGAAAAGGCGGCCATCATCTCCCCGGGCAAGCCGGCCGTCACCGCCGTCCAGCACCCGGAAGCCATGGCCGTCATTGAACAGGCGGCGCGGGACTGCCATTCCCCCCTCACGGTCGCCCGCATGACCCGGGAAACGCCCCGGCCTTCCCTGCCCGGAGCCCATCAGCGGGAAAACGCCGCCCTGGCGCTGGAAACCATGAAGCAGCTCCATGCCCTCCCCTCCCCGGCGGTTGCCGGCGCAGCCCTGGCCAATATGCAGTGGCCCGGACGGTTTGAACGCCTGGCCTCTCCCGCTATTGTGCTGGACGGGGCCCATAATGAACATGCCGCTCGCGTGCTGGCGGCCACCTGGCGGGAGGAATTCCCCGGGCGGAAGGCGGCGCTGGTTTTTGCCGCCTCCGCAGACAAGCACATCCGGGACATGATTCCCGTTTTGCGGGAGATTGCCGGAGAATGGCACCTGGTGCCTTGCACCTCCCCCCGCATCATGCCGCCGGAAGAGCTGTCCGCCCTGCTGGCTGAGCTGGAAACGGGGCCCGTATTCATCCATTCCTCCCTTCCGGAGGGTCTGCATGCGGCCCTGGCCTCCCCTCTGCCGGCCCTGGCGGCAGGCTCCCTGTTCCTGCTGGGGGATTTGAAAGCGCTGCTCCTCCATGCGGAAAAACGCAGCACCGTCCAATAA